The proteins below come from a single Mangifera indica cultivar Alphonso chromosome 16, CATAS_Mindica_2.1, whole genome shotgun sequence genomic window:
- the LOC123199674 gene encoding probable WRKY transcription factor 51, with the protein MNFPQNANPNPNFPLFPDHHHYNMTTVEPEFELSDYLITADYRHDHDQDNQDSYSSQSMVSLQMIPHGYSTGAASRNSNMESENGVAMKKKKNNEAGNRVAFRTKSELEVMDDGFKWRKYGKKSVKNSPNPRNYYKCSSGGCNVKKRVERDREDSSYVITTYEGVHNHESPCDVYYNQIPSFNMLPNDACTLQASSPLFSSSSFS; encoded by the exons ATGAACTTCCCTCAAAACgctaaccctaaccctaattttCCCTTATTTCCTGATCATCATCACTATAACATGACGACAGTCGAGCCGGAGTTCGAGCTTTCCGATTATCTGATTACCGCTGATTATCGTCACGACCATGATCAAGATAATCAAGATTCTTACTCTTCTCAAAGCATGGTGTCTTTACAAATGATCCCTCACGGATACTCTACTGGTGCAGCCTCAAGAAACAGTAACAT gGAATCCGAAAATGGGGTGgcgatgaaaaagaagaagaataatgaagCGGGGAACAGGGTGGCCTTCAGGACGAAATCGGAGCTTGAAGTGATGGACGATGGATTTAAATGGAGGAAATATGGGAAGAAGTCGGTGAAGAACAGCCCCAATCCGag GAACTATTACAAATGTTCAAGTGGGGGATGTAACGTGAAGAAAAGAGTAGAAAGAGACAGAGAAGATTCAAGCTATGTGATAACAACTTATGAAGGAGTTCACAATCATGAAAGCCCTTGTGATGtttattataatcaaatccCTTCTTTCAATATGCTTCCTAACGATGCTTGCACTTTGCAGGCTTCTTctcctctcttttcttcttcgtCTTTTTCATAG
- the LOC123199814 gene encoding small GTPase LIP1 isoform X2 produces the protein MFWRERERENNSKELNGGPLCGQVRVLVVGDSGVGKTSLVHLIVNGSSVVHPPQTIGCTVAVKHITYGNSGSSSNSIKGDSERDFFVELWDVSGHERYKDCRSLFYSQINGVIFVHDLSQRRTKTSLQKWAAEIAATGSFSAPLGSGGPGGLPVPYIVIGNKADIAAKEGTGGSSGNLVDVARHWVEKQGLLPSSEELPLTESFPGSGSLIALIRRRYFSDDLPASNPWSIPPVHRSVQRLDENFSDEEKPYNTKSFSSNLYKHNMLPPLPAQRNLTPPPTLYPQQPVSVPENYSLPRFSLSSSQEISNTARSKRTDINV, from the exons atgttttggaGGGAACGTGAGCGGGAGAACAATAGCAAAGAGCTGAATGGTGGGCCACTTTGTGGGCAAGTTCGAGTTCTTGTTGTTGGCGATTCAG GTGTGGGGAAAACTTCTCTTGTTCATCTGATTGTCAATGGTTCTTCTGTTGTTCACCCTCCCCAAACAATTGGATGTACAGTTGCTGTGAAG CACATTACTTATGGAAATTCCGGTAGCTCTTCAAATAGCATCAAAGGTGATTCAGAGAGAGATTTCTTTGTTGAACTTTGGGATGTATCAGGACATGAGAGATACAAAGATTGTCGGTCACTTTTCTACTCGCAAATTAACG GTGTAATATTTGTTCATGATCTCTCTCAGAGAAGGACAAAAACAAGCTTGCAGAAATGGGCAGCTGAGATTGCTGCTACTGGGTCATTTTCAGCTCCTCTGGGTTCTGGAGGTCCTGGTGGTCTTCCTGTGCCATATATTGTAATTGGTAACAAAGCAGATATTGCTGCAAAAGAGGGTACAGGAGGAAGCAGTGGCAATCTTGTTGATGTCGCTCGTCATTGGGTCGAGAAACAGGGTTTGCTTCCATCTAGTGAGGAACTTCCTCTGACTGAAAGTTTCCCTGGCAGTGGAAGCCTTATTGCG TTGATCAGGAGAAGATATTTTTCAGATGACTTACCGGCATCAAATCCATGGTCCATTCCCCCTGTTCATAGATCTGTTCAAAGATTAGATGAAAATTTCAGTGACGAGGAAAAGCCATACAACACTAAAAG TTTTAGCAGCAATCTGTACAAGCACAACATGCTTCCTCCTCTTCCAGCGCAGCGCAATCTCACGCCACCTCCAACGTTGTATCCTCAGCAGCCAGTTTCGGTGCCTGAGAATTATAGCCTCCCAAGATTTTCCCTGAGCAGTTCCCAGGAAATCAGCAACACTGCTCGGTCAAAGCGCACTGATATAAACGTCTAA
- the LOC123199814 gene encoding small GTPase LIP1 isoform X1, whose translation MFWRERERENNSKELNGGPLCGQVRVLVVGDSGVGKTSLVHLIVNGSSVVHPPQTIGCTVAVKHITYGNSGSSSNSIKGDSERDFFVELWDVSGHERYKDCRSLFYSQINGVIFVHDLSQRRTKTSLQKWAAEIAATGSFSAPLGSGGPGGLPVPYIVIGNKADIAAKEGTGGSSGNLVDVARHWVEKQGLLPSSEELPLTESFPGSGSLIAAAKGARYDKEALLKFFRALIRRRYFSDDLPASNPWSIPPVHRSVQRLDENFSDEEKPYNTKSFSSNLYKHNMLPPLPAQRNLTPPPTLYPQQPVSVPENYSLPRFSLSSSQEISNTARSKRTDINV comes from the exons atgttttggaGGGAACGTGAGCGGGAGAACAATAGCAAAGAGCTGAATGGTGGGCCACTTTGTGGGCAAGTTCGAGTTCTTGTTGTTGGCGATTCAG GTGTGGGGAAAACTTCTCTTGTTCATCTGATTGTCAATGGTTCTTCTGTTGTTCACCCTCCCCAAACAATTGGATGTACAGTTGCTGTGAAG CACATTACTTATGGAAATTCCGGTAGCTCTTCAAATAGCATCAAAGGTGATTCAGAGAGAGATTTCTTTGTTGAACTTTGGGATGTATCAGGACATGAGAGATACAAAGATTGTCGGTCACTTTTCTACTCGCAAATTAACG GTGTAATATTTGTTCATGATCTCTCTCAGAGAAGGACAAAAACAAGCTTGCAGAAATGGGCAGCTGAGATTGCTGCTACTGGGTCATTTTCAGCTCCTCTGGGTTCTGGAGGTCCTGGTGGTCTTCCTGTGCCATATATTGTAATTGGTAACAAAGCAGATATTGCTGCAAAAGAGGGTACAGGAGGAAGCAGTGGCAATCTTGTTGATGTCGCTCGTCATTGGGTCGAGAAACAGGGTTTGCTTCCATCTAGTGAGGAACTTCCTCTGACTGAAAGTTTCCCTGGCAGTGGAAGCCTTATTGCG GCTGCCAAAGGAGCGAGATATGACAAGGAAgctttgttgaaattttttcgTGCG TTGATCAGGAGAAGATATTTTTCAGATGACTTACCGGCATCAAATCCATGGTCCATTCCCCCTGTTCATAGATCTGTTCAAAGATTAGATGAAAATTTCAGTGACGAGGAAAAGCCATACAACACTAAAAG TTTTAGCAGCAATCTGTACAAGCACAACATGCTTCCTCCTCTTCCAGCGCAGCGCAATCTCACGCCACCTCCAACGTTGTATCCTCAGCAGCCAGTTTCGGTGCCTGAGAATTATAGCCTCCCAAGATTTTCCCTGAGCAGTTCCCAGGAAATCAGCAACACTGCTCGGTCAAAGCGCACTGATATAAACGTCTAA
- the LOC123199691 gene encoding uncharacterized protein LOC123199691 — MDDIFKTTLILLFLCFLLLSHQTPFAAGDGRGGATDTSILQEEKPSLAKMVTDSISTLKNSHENSWGKIKTVFHAMQLKFFPPDLDFRGANEADAEGGAGEKVKEAAKKSASKSKIAVEESAKSAAEAVQQTAEIVKEKLHDEL, encoded by the exons ATGGACGACATTTTCAAAACAACTTTAATCCTTCTTTTTCTCTGCTTCCTCCTTCTTTCTCATCAAACCCCCTTTGCCGCAGGTGATGGCCGAGGAGGAGCAACAGACACTTCCATACTACAAGAAGAGAAACCATCTCTAGCCAAGATGGTAACAGATTCAATTTCTACTTTGAAAAACTCCCACGAAAATTCCTGGGGAAAAATTAAGACAGTCTTTCATGCCATGCAGTTAAAGTTTTTTCCTCCAGATTTAGa TTTCAGAGGGGCCAATGAAGCAGATGCCGAAGGTGGGGCCGgagagaaagtgaaagaagcAGCTAAGAAGAGTGCAAGCAAGAGCAAAATTGCAGTGGAAGAATCAGCAAAATCTGCTGCAGAAGCAGTGCAACAGACAGCTGAGATCGTGAAAGAGAAGCTTCATGATGAACTTTAA
- the LOC123199716 gene encoding alkane hydroxylase MAH1-like produces MMAPLLAYLQYTILAISFVLLLHHYTKKKKFLWNLPLVGMLPEFLFNIDQIHEKTTQILEQNKGTFLVKGAWLGQMDTLVTCDPAIVNCVMKENFSSYHKGVEWRKRFEFFGNHSMFNTDFDEWKLHRNTFRTFISHQQSQQTVEKTIGRILDNGLIPVLEHASKQCEVIDLQELSQRYTFDFASSMATGRNPNSLCIGLPKNPVPQALDSAWEAIILRFLLPERLWKLAKWSGFGKERKMSEGREAVDRFCTEQISINKMKLREGKTKTSFENEKGFNFLNLYLTGNEENSPKASDEVMRDNMLNLIFATGETTSTALTWFFWMLEKNPFVEKKIREEIRTNLPLKADGKNRIFQLEELNKLIYLHAALCEALRLFPPAHIQIRTPLKSETLPGGHRVDDKVNILIFAYGMARMPSVWGDDCREYKPERWITEDGGIKHEPPHKFFSFNAGPRICLGKEIAFNLMKAIAATFIHNYTFQVLENHRVTPALSVMFRMKFGLLAKINKIWA; encoded by the exons ATGATGGCACCGTTATTAGCCTACCTTCAATACACAATCTTGGCAATTTCCtttgttcttcttctccatCACTACACCAAAAAGAAGAAGTTCTTGTGGAACTTGCCGCTAGTTGGAATGTTACCAGAATTTCTGTTCAACATTGACCAGATTCATGAGAAAACCACTCAAATTCTAGAACAAAACAAGGGTACATTTCTCGTTAAAGGGGCCTGGCTGGGTCAAATGGACACATTGGTCACCTGTGATCCTGCAATTGTGAACTGTGTAATGAAGGAAAATTTTTCGAGCTATCACAAGGGCGTTGAGTGGAGGAAACGGTTTGAATTCTTTGGAAATCATAGTATGTTCAACACTGATTTCGACGAATGGAAGCTCCATCGAAATACCTTTCGAACCTTTATCAGTCACCAACAGAGCCAGCAAACCGTTGAAAAAACCATTGGGAGAATCTTGGATAATGGACTCATCCCAGTTCTTGAGCATGCCTCTAAACAATGTGAAGTGATAGACCTGCAGGAATTGTCCCAAAG GTATACCTTCGATTTTGCTTCCTCGATGGCCACCGGGCGTAACCCTAATTCTCTTTGCATCGGATTACCGAAAAATCCAGTTCCTCAAGCCCTAGACAGTGCATGGGAGGCCATAATCTTACGGTTTCTCCTACCAGAGAGATTGTGGAAGTTGGCGAAATGGTCAGGGTTTGGGAAAGAACGAAAAATGAGTGAAGGAAGGGAGGCCGTCGATCGGTTTTGTACCGAGCAgatatcaattaataaaatgaaattacgtgaaggaaaaacaaaaaccagctttgaaaatgaaaagggtttcaattttttgaacttatatTTGACAGGAAATGAAGAGAATTCCCCAAAAGCTTCTGATGAAGTTATGAGAGATAACATGCTGAATCTGATTTTTGCAACTGGTGAAACAACTAGTACAGCTCTCACTTGGTTCTTCTGGATGCTTGAGAAAAACCCTTTTGTTGAGAAGAAAATTAGGGAGGAAATAAGAACGAATTTGCCACTGAAGGCAGATGGGAAGAATAGAATTTTCCAACTAGAGGAGTTGAATAAGTTGATCTATCTTCATGCGGCTCTTTGTGAAGCCCTAAGGCTGTTCCCTCCGGCGCATATACAAATCCGAACCCCACTTAAATCAGAAACTTTACCAGGTGGGCATCGTGTTGATGATAAGGTCAACATTCTAATCTTCGCGTATGGAATGGCGAGAATGCCATCAGTTTGGGGGGACGACTGTCGTGAATACAAGCCAGAGAGATGGATCACAGAGGATGGAGGGATTAAACATGAGCCACCACATAAATTCTTCTCATTCAATGCTGGGCCAAGAATTTGTCTCGGCAAGGAGATTGCTTTTAATTTAATGAAGGCCATTGCAGCAACATTCATCCATAACTACACTTTTCAAGTACTGGAAAACCACCGTGTAACCCCTGCATTGAGTGTTATGTTTCGCATGAAGTTTGGGTTATTGGCTAAGATTAATAAGATCTGGGCTTGA